A single window of Oreochromis aureus strain Israel breed Guangdong linkage group 7, ZZ_aureus, whole genome shotgun sequence DNA harbors:
- the LOC116321283 gene encoding uncharacterized protein LOC116321283, with the protein MYQTETSAVLKNVGADAELISNNNLNNKMDLLTLVKVSEGRFWPVPKYTPMEYSLTELAELEEEEDLCKDYNEEVLVKDFTTTMETKGSGEISGGDDIVGKAKIEATGDTVDGLEQPVSIITKKANIKKLRSKFSGSGRKIKKENMELLRLKDNDKLTFVYQKVYNSGPVKMIRKSNKGGSISASCQKMLNVLIKGNKKEVTSYTVPENSTFGFGLMELKMDDEKLKITCEPFTHKTGLLGLFSHDAIDSKEMLHKVKEELETKDHLLLPLGDLAESTRRDLLKKLSELAEDGDTLSLLEQTLDQCTKGTTERVQSEAVSSFMDLLDVSNISTAVKDAVHLLVSALDTLPDEVPPLLTRCSPDTLRVLNQLVDGLKAGRAKLPESLPVPLQEGGELRWAAEFICLNDQKLKELSDSWDRPELPPEVLLEVLCLAVQGLSLMQPTTNP; encoded by the exons ATGTATCAAACTGAAACCAGCGCGGTTCTTAAGAATGTGGGAGCCGATGCAGAACTCATCTCTAATAACAACTTAAATAACAAGATGGATCTGCTGACTCTAGTCAAAGTCAGTGAGGGACGATTCTGGCCCGTACCAAAGTACACGCCCATGGAGTACAGCCTGACTGAGCTGGCCGAGCTCGAGGAGGAAGAAGACCTGTGTAAAG ATTATAATGAGGAGGTCTTGGTGAAGGATTTCACAACTACCATGGAGACAAAGGGGAGTGGAGAAATTAGTGGGGGAGATGATATTGTGGGTAAAGCCAAAATTGAGGCAACTGGTGATACCGTGGATGGACTGGAACAACCTGTGAGCATTATAACAAAGAAAGCCAACATTAAAAAACTGAGGAGCAAGTTCAGTGGCAGTGGCAG gaaaataaaaaaggaaaacatggaGTTACTGAGACTGAaggacaatgacaaactgactTTTGTTTACCAGAAAGTTTACAACAGTGGGCCTGTCAAGATGATTCGAAAGTCTAACAAGGGTGGGTCCATCTCAGCCTCCTGTCAAAAGATGCTGAATGTTCTTATAAAG GGCAACAAGAAGGAGGTGACGAGCTACACTGTACCGGAAAACTCCACCTTTGGTTTTGGCCTCATGGAGCTAAAGATGGATGATGAGAAGCTGA AAATCACATGTGAACCCTTTACTCATAAAACAGGTTTACTCG GTCTGTTTTCCCACGATGCCATCGACTCCAAAGAGATGCTGCATAAAGTGaaagaag AACTGGAGACAAAGGATCATCTTCTGCTGCCGCTCGGAGATCTTGCCGAGTCGACCCGTCGTGATCTGTTGAAGAAGCTCAGTGAGCTTGCTGAGGACGGAGATACTCTCTCTCTGCTGGAACAGACA CTGGACCAGTGCACTAAAGGAACCACTGAGCGCGTTCAGTCTGAGGCTGTCTCCTCCTTCATGGACCTTCTCGATGTCTCAAACATCTCCACTGCTGTGAAGGACGCCGTTCACCTGTTGGTCAGCGCATTGGACA CTCTGCCAGACGAAGTGCCGCCACTTCTGACTCGCTGCAGTCCAGATACTCTGAGAGTCCTCAACCAGCTG GTGGATGGGCTGAAGGCTGGTCGGGCCAAACTCCCAGAGTCCCTGCCCGTCCCCCTGCAGGAGGGAGGGGAGCTCCGCTGGGCGGCCGAGTTCATCTGTTTGAACGATCAGAAGCTGAAAGAGTTGAGTGACAGCTGGGACCGGCCCGAGCTGCCCCCAgaggttctgctggaggttctgTGCCTCGCTGTGCAGGGACTCAGCCTGATGCAGCCCACAACAAACCCTTAA